The Rhopalosiphum maidis isolate BTI-1 chromosome 1, ASM367621v3, whole genome shotgun sequence genome has a segment encoding these proteins:
- the LOC113560507 gene encoding actin-related protein 2/3 complex subunit 4, with amino-acid sequence MTTTLKPYLSVVKHSLDAAICITQFYSQVVERHSKPEIEMQTNRELILTPMLISRNERERVFIESSINSIRVSIAIKQCDEIERLLCDKFTRFMMKRAENFFILRRKPIAGYDITFLITNMHVEQMYRNKLIDFIIRFMEEIDKEISEMKLAINARARICSEEFLKHF; translated from the coding sequence ATGACCACAACACTCAAACCTTACCTTTCAGTTGTAAAGCATTCGTTGGATGCTGCCATATGCATAACCCAATTTTACTCGCAAGTAGTTGAACGTCACAGCAAACCAGAAATAGAAATGCAAACCAACAGGGAGTTAATATTGACTCCAATGTTAATCAGTCGCAATGAGCGAGAACGTGTTTTTATTGAAAGCTCTATAAATTCAATACGAGTGAGTATAGCAATTAAACAATGTGATGAGATTGAGCGATTATTGTGTGATAAATTTACACGATTCATGATGAAACGAGCAGAAAATTTTTTCATTCTAAGAAGGAAACCAATTGCTGGATATGACATAACATTCCTAATCACTAACATGCATGTGGAACAGATGTACAGGAATAAACTTATTGATTTCATTATTCGATTTATGGAAGAAATTGACAAAGAGATCAGTGAAATGAAGTTGGCGATTAATGCAAGAGCAAGAATTTGTTCAGAAGAGTttctcaaacatttttaa
- the LOC113548752 gene encoding malignant T-cell-amplified sequence 1 homolog — translation MFKKFDDKDSVIGIQQLKSSVQKGIRTKIIDQYPTLEEYIDSILPKKDALRIVKCQDHIEIIVNSAGDCLFFRHRNGPWLPTLKLLHKYPFFLPKEQVDLGAIKFVMSGANIMCPGLTSPGAKIEPVPQNTIVAVMAEGKQHALAIGITSLSTDDILKVNKGVGIENCHYLNDGLWQMKAVK, via the exons atgtttaaaaa ATTTGATGATAAAGATAGTGTGATTGGTATTCAACAGTTAAAATCATCTGTCCAAAAAGGTAttagaacaaaaattattgatcaATATCCAACACTTGAGGAGTATATAGATTCAATATTACCTAAGAAAGATGCATTAAGAATTGTTAAATG CCAAGatcatattgaaataattgttaattcagCTGGTGACTGTTTATTTTTCCGGCATAGAAATGGCCCTTGGCTACCTACACTAAAGCTTCTTCATAAAT ATCCGTTCTTCCTTCCTAAAGAACAAGTAGACTTAGGTgccattaaatttgttatgagtGGTGCCAACATTATGTGTCCTGGTTTGACATCTCCTGGAGCAAAAATTGAGCCTGTTCcacaaaatacaattgta gCTGTAATGGCAGAAGGCAAACAGCATGCTCTAGCCATTGGAATAACTAGTCTTTCTACGGatgatat attAAAAGTGAATAAAGGAGTTGGTATTGAAAACTGTCACTATTTGAATGATGGTCTTTGGCAAATGAAAGCTGTGaagtaa
- the LOC113547955 gene encoding leucine-rich repeat-containing protein 58 — protein MFNGYYGSTSESSDSDAPIDDGSSVKTMDLNYLLLDGDTIQKHLVDMCERSRPDGIDTMLLNHNAMLSLPPAINRFQHLRVLDISNNRLTHVPDFVARLPLTTLVAKNNLIDDDGFPKEFGYAVHLKVLNISGNRLSHFPQQLLSVTTLEYLYMGSNNLVEIPKDINKLIRLKFLCLGGNHLSDVPVTLGLLDNLKALNLSDNSLESLPPAIANLKHLKSLMLHKNRLRTLPIEIISLKCLTELSLRDNPLVVRFVSDMTHNPPSLLELSARSVKINNVQYGERDLPYNLIEYLSSAHHCVNPKCKGVFFDDRVEHIKFVDFCGKYRIPLLQYLCSSKCIVNHRNILGDSTDSNMMRKVLLG, from the exons ATGTTCAACGGGTATTACGGGTCGACGTCGGAGAGCAGCGACAGCGACGCGCCGATCGACGACGGATCGTCCGTCAAGACGATGGACCTCAACTACCTGTTGCTGGACGGCGACACCATCCAAAAGCATTTGGTCGACATGTGCGAGCGCAGCCGGCCGGACGGCATCGACACGATGCTGCTCAACCACAACGCCATGCTGTCCCTACCGCCGGCCATCAATCGGTTCCAGCACCTCCGCGTGCTCGACATTAGCAACAACCGGTTGACGCATGTGCCCGACTTCGTGGCGCGGTTGCCGCTCACCACACTGGTCGCCAAGAACAATCTGATCGACGACGACGGGTTCCCCAAGGAGTTCGGTTATGCCGTCCACCTCAAGGTGCTCAACATCAGCGGCAACCGGTTATCGCACTTTCCCCAACAGCTGCTCTCGGTCACCACTCTCGAGTACCTGTACATGGGCAGCAACAATCTGGTCGAGATACCCAAAGATATCAACAAACTCATCAG gttgAAGTTCTTGTGTTTGGGCGGAAATCATTTGTCAGATGTACCTGTGACATTGGGTTTGTTGGATAATTTGAAAGCGCTTAATTTGAGTGATAACTCACTGGAGAGCTTGCCGCCGGCCATTGCCAATCTCAAACACCTAAAATCGTTGATGTTACACAAAAACAGACTTCGTACACTACCTATAGAAATCATATCACTGAAGTGCCTCACAGAG ttaagcCTGAGGGACAATCCATTGGTTGTGAGATTTGTAAGTGATATGACACATAATCCACCATCTTTACTCGAACTGTCTGCCAGATCAGTGAAAATTAACAATGTACAATATGGAGAACGCGATTTGCCTTACAATTTGATCGAATACTTATCGAGCGCACATCATTGTGTCAACCCTAAGTGTAAAG GTGTATTTTTCGACGACAGAGTTGAACACATTAAGTTCGTAGACTTTTGTGGCAAATACCGTATTCCGTTGCTACAGTACCTATGTTCATCAAAATGTATAGTCAACCACAGAAACATACTTGGAGATAGCACCGACAGCAATATGATGAGAAAGGTTTTACTTGGATAA
- the LOC113553235 gene encoding checkpoint protein HUS1: MKFRGKIIDPHCMKQFYSIVIILSKLCRNVVLRLSSTKLYLIAPNESSSNQISVWSVLDQQSFFKDYDMIGETESNEILFSLPIDMLASSLSSAKQTNLKTLKMKLTDKLSPCLTIELDLESQVSSKQLCTHDIPVTVILPKDWSEYKEPTIPAHNISVVMPSIRVVRHIVDKMKRIGPRLMVSLNASGKMVLGVSNLSATVDTHFNGLEIVNVQNSTDKEIKYSTVVDIKKFSQFLNCETLNLSKILCHVVEGLLLHCSIEEDEYVLHYFLSGIDD; this comes from the exons atgaagTTTCGCGGAAAAATCATTGATCCACATTGCATGAAACAGTTctaca gcattgttattattttatccaagTTATGTAGAAATGTAGTTTTGAGACTGAGTTCTACTAAGTTATACTTAATTGCTCCAAATGAATCGAGCAGTAATCAAATTAGTGTTTGGTCTGTATTAGATcaacaatcattttttaaagacTATGATATGATTGGTGAAACGGAATCTAATGAAATTTTATTCAGTTTACCAAttg ataTGCTTGCATCTTCATTGAGTTCAGCAAAACaaacaaacttaaaaactCTCAAGATGAAACTTACTGATAAACTATCTCCGTGTCTAACTATTGAATTGGATctg gaGTCTCAAGTATCTAGTAAACAGTTGTGTACTCATGATATTCCAGTTACTGTTATACTCCCAAAGGATTGGTCAGAATATAAGGAGCCAACCATACCTGCTCATAAT attaGTGTTGTTATGCCATCAATACGAGTAGTACGGCACATTGTTGATAAAATGAAACGTATTGGTCCCAGGTTAATGGTATCATTGAATGCTTCTGGAAAAATGGTTTTAGGAGTTTCGAATTTATCAGCCACAGTCGACACACATTTTAATGGTCTTGAGATAGTTAATGTACAAAATTCAACTG ataaagaaattaaatattctacagTAGttgatatcaaaaaattttcacaatttttaaattgcgaAACATTAAacttgtcaaaaatattatgtcatgtaGTAGAAGGACTGCTATTACATTGCTCGATTGAAGAAGatgaatatgtattacattatttcttGAGTGGTATTGATGattaa
- the LOC113553241 gene encoding V-type proton ATPase subunit D, whose translation MSGKDKLPIFPSRGAQTMMKGRLMGAQKGHSLLKKKADALQMRFRLILGKIIQTKTLMGEVMKEAAFSLAEAKFTTGDFNQVVLQNVTKAQIKIRTKKDNVAGVTLPVFESYQDGTDTYELAGLARGGQQLAKLKKNYQTAIKLLVELASLQTSFVTLDDVIKITNRRVNAIEHVIIPRIEKTLAYIISELDELEREEFYRLKKIQDKKKIANKKKEQLKKDMKEADYGNMLDEGDEDLLF comes from the exons ATGTCGGGAAAAGACAAATTGCCAATATTTCCATCTCGTGG tgCTCAAACAATGATGAAAGGGCGTCTTATGGGAGCACAAAAAGGTCatagtttgttaaaaaaaaaagccgaTGCTTTACAAATGAGATTTCGTTTGATTCTTGGTAAAATTATTCag ACAAAGACATTGATGGGTGAAGTAATGAAAGAAGCAGCATTTTCTTTGGCCGAAGCAAAATTTACTACTGGTGATTTTAATCAAGTTGTCTTGCAAAATGTAACGAAAgctcaaattaaaatacgtacCAAAAAAGATAACGTTgctg gtgTGACATTGCCTGTTTTTGAAAGTTACCAGGATGGTACAGACACTTATGAATTAGCGGGTTTAGCTAGAGGAGGTCAACAGTTggctaaacttaaaaaaaattatcaaactgCAATTAAACTCTTGGTTGAATTAGCATCATTGCAAACATCTTTTGTTACACTAGatgatgttattaaaataacaaatagaaGAGTCAATGCTATTGAACATG TTATCATACCCAGGATTGAGAAAACacttgcatatattatttctgaGCTTGACGAATTAGAACGAGAAGAATTTtacag gtTAAAGAAGATTCAAGATAAGAAGAAAATTGCCAATAAGAAGAAAGAACAACTTAAGAAAGACATGAAAGAAGCTGATTATGGTAACATGTTGGATGAAGGAGATGaagatttgttattttaa